DNA sequence from the Grus americana isolate bGruAme1 chromosome Z, bGruAme1.mat, whole genome shotgun sequence genome:
gaaaggagttacagaagcagaagaagcaagataaaaattgttaaaatagaCTACAAGAAGGTCTTAAAATCCTTATTGCAATGTGCAGTGTATACAGGAATAAGAGCAACTGACTGCATCTGAACAAAATATGATTCCACAGAACTGGACCAATTGAGGAGatagctttcttctcttttatatatacacacacccaTACATTAGTAAATAGTAACTACTGGGAAATCAGACctaaaataggaataaaatttACATAGTCAAAGGGATAGTATTATATATTTCTTCAGTTCAGGCTGTTGACTTTTCATAGATTAATCCAGAGtgcattaaaatacttttttgcttttctgggaGTGATAGTACCCATTCAGATAGTTTGTCACAGTAATTTGTTTAAAGTTCATTCTCTACACAGCATTAATTATAGTGCAAATTACTGCCTCAGAGTGATATGAAAGTGCATAACATGTATATCTTTttggtttgttatttttcttttgtaggaCAGATTTTATCATAACAGCCAGTCATGATGGACATgtaaaattctggaaaaaaatagaagaaggGATTGAGTTTGTTAAACACTTCCGGAGTCACCTGGGTGagaacttgctttttcttctctaaaggacttcactttttcctccccttttgcTCTTACTCATGAGGAGGGAGGTTCTGGGATTCATTTAGTGCAGTCAGGGGTTAAGTGATATCTACCCAGCTTCTTCATTCCCCTATCCTGTTGTGTTTTGCTCCCAAACTGCAGGAGAGCTAGGGTGAGAATAAAACATGCAGGACTCCTCCTGCACAGATACTCTACATCCTTTGCATTGCGTGGTGCCCCGCCTGTGGGGAGAATGTCTAGGACATGAAGAAActgtctatttaaaaataagtgaacaAGGTGCATGACAGGGTTTGTAAAATCCAGAGAACTTTAAGAAGATGTACTTTAAGTAAGGTTACCTTCATCccttataatttttttgttttgttttcccctgcaGTATGGGAAAAATGGTTATTTTCATCTGGGATTATTTCAACTCTAGAGTAAATTCTGCATCATTGTCATGATTATCAGCTGAATTGCAATTAGGAATTAGTAATTTTAACCCAACTTTCTGAGTTAGTAAGTACACATAGCTTTTCTATATTATGCTAAGCATTAAATAGGCTGGGCAGAAAGTGAGGTTCTCATTCCTATTAGAAATGATGATATgcctgatggggaaaaaaatcccagtttgATATACAGACTgttacagtaagaaaaatatttaataatagtaacagtactgtttctttttagaGCTAGAAAAAATGTTATGGTGGGTTCTTGATCTTAACGATCAACTTCTCAAtatatacagaaacaaaatgtgaGAACAAAGGCTACCAAGCAAAAATAAGTATTGTGAAAAACTTATGGAAGGCTCAATTGCAGAGTAATTTTGAGTAGTGTGTGTGTTAATAGCAGGACTGTAATATTCTATAGAgctattctttttctcttttgagagATGCAAGCTGAAAAGCACATAATTTTTTACCACACCATAACGttgttctcattttttaaaattaacatttaaaatgaaaacaattttcattaTAATCTTTCATTTATGTATGTGGTAAGTAGTTCATTATCACATACCTGATTCTAAACAGTGGTAGGATACAAAgtgttgttttgtgggttttggtttttgttttttgttattaaagTCAGGTAGTTTTTTAAGTCAAAAGGTGGAGAAACAGCTGAGAAACAGGTTTAAACCtctgtaggtttttttcctgtggaataTTGTAATGAAGAATGTCCCTTTCCTGTATCTTAATAGtatattaacttttttaataGGTGTTATTGAGAGTATTGCTGTTAGTTCGGAGGGGGCATTATTCTGTTCAGTTGGAGATGACAAAGCAATGAAGGTGTTTGATGTAGTCAACTTTGATATGATCAACATGCTGAAACTTGGGTAAGTTACTTAgttcttgaaaatgtttgtttgggATTATAAATGGTGGTTATTTTGCTAAGACGTAACCCAATAATTTGGggggttttgagggttttttccccccagtcaGATGAAGCTGAGTAAGTTGCATTATGCATCCTGTGGCTGGAGGCTGCCTGACTGAATAGAAAAATTTGTGACTCTGTATGCAACAGTACATGAGTGGAATAGGTCTGTGCCTTTCCTCAGTGTCAAATATTATGCACAAAATGTGATGTTTCTCAAAATACTTAGCTAGGcctacttttttcctgttgtttgaCACTGAAGTTAAAATTTATAGCCAACTAATAGTTCCAGTAGGGAAGGAACTTGGCCTGTATGTATTGTCATATTTGTTGTCATAGGGATAGaaatttccttcttctgttAGAAAAAATGTCATCGTTTTCCTTAGTCTTGCTGTTGTAGGATTTCTGTAGTTACACAGTATGTAGCTAAAGAATCTGGGAGAAATAGGGATGGATTGTACTGGAATTACCAGAGGACAGAGGCAATACCAGAGGAAAACAAGCCCCACACTGTTACAAGGGTGGGTTTGGAGGGTTGGAGTATCAATGAATGCAGTACTAAGAGTGGTAGAAGTACTGATTTTTCCACAAGCCTGTTAAAATTGGACAACTTCTTCCTCACAGTCTACTATTTGTCAGCTAATTGTGAAATGGAATATAAGTATAAActcaagggggaaaaaaaaaagcttgttaGAATGCCTGTATAAGGCTTATGTTATCTGCTGTGCTGGTTATAGTTTTAGTATCATCCTCCAGGTCATGTTCTTAGCCTATAGGAATTGATTCCCTCTTGGCTGTCTACTGTGGAAAAATTCCAGTTACCCTTAgtctgttggttttgttggtcTTTTCTAATTAGCAGCCCTGTATTGTCACTACAAAATTTGTAAAATTATAGGATaggataaaataaatttaatattaagaaaaacttCATTTGATGTTACAAtagaagatgcttttttttttttttctgtttgagaatTCAGGGAAAACTGAGGTAGAATTTAAATCAATTTTGTTTCCGGGATACCCTGAGAATGCTACCaatgaaatttttctttagtaTGTTCCCTGatttatctttaaataaatttttttcagtctcagtGATCAAGACCCACCTCTCCCCATATATTTTTTTGAGGATAATTGGGTTTTACCTGAAGTGAACTCTTTAATGAAGAAGAGAATAGTATGCAACATAAGCATTGTCCTGAATAACCTTTTAAAACTTACTGTTTGTTGCTTTATCTTCTGCATTGCTGTCTATTGAACAGATAGTTTCTGTTGATGTGCCTGAGTATGTTTTCATGGCTGTTTGCTCAGGCTTGCAATGGTTAATGTAGAATCAAGTTCTGTGTGGTCTTTTCAGCTTATTTTATCTTGTGTTGATAGGTGTATGCTGGTATATTGCAGGGCTGATTAGCTTTGTCTTAAATTCTTCAGATCCTTTCAGTTCTAACTAATCTATACAGTGTGGCTATTTGCAAATACCTGTGCTTTATGCTTCTATCAATGATCTTGAGAAGGGTGGCTATTTCTACAGAAACTTTGGATAATGATGCATAGATCAATGGGAcatcatatttatttatgtatttatttgatcCTATTCTTTCTAGGGAAACTGAGACAAAGTTCTGGTTATGTTCCTCTTTATGAGAACCTTTACCAGACAGGCATTGAAAATCCAAATTATTAGTGTCCGTCATTTGTCAGTCCTTCAGTATCTGTTAGTTTGATTTGTGAAAGGATATTAAATACGAGTTTCTTATGGAGACTGTATCATTTATTTGTGGTCTTTTAGTTTCTGAGTTCTGATTCTCAAAATCTTTTCTTACAGACTTCTTTAAAAGCAGACATAACTTATATTATTGACCATATGTCTGGCTTGTTTTATTTGTAGAATGTGTTTTTGCTAGTAGAAAATGCATTCCTTCTTAAATGCATTCAGGATGCTTATTGACTATAGGGTGATTGTCTTTGTTTTACTTATATTGcgttttagttttgttttcctttttgcaagacCTAGTTGAACTTTTCTGTAAGTGTATGGCAAAGGTGCACGTTTCTTCATTTCCACTGAGGCATTAATCACTTACCAGATGTAAGAGAAATGCTGTTGAATCATAGAAATTGAGTAGTAATCATTAATGCTACTTGTGCTATTTAGCTGGATTTCCATCCTTCTTCTTTTATACTTACCTTCTACCTTTGCTTTCTGTCACAGCTTCTTTATAAAACAATACAGGAGCAAGAGAAATTGGCCAAGCCATCCACTGAATTGTGTTGTTTGGAAAAGCTTGCTTATAACACTGTTGAATTTTACTAAATAAAGTTGAAAATTTGCTTCTGATATTTGATTTCAAGTTGATAGTATAACTTGATCATTATCTAAGTAACACCAgtccttatttctttttctttttttatctttttttctccttccactgTTGTTGCAGCTACAACCCTGGCCAATGTGAATGGGTGTATTGCCCTGGAGATGCCATATCTTCTGTTGCAACATCCGAGAAGactacaggaaaaatattcatatatgATGGACGAGGAAATAACCAGCCACTTCACATTTTTGATAAACTCCATACATCTTCTCTTACTCAGATACGATTGAACCCTGTCTACAAAGTAGTAGTGTCTTCTGACAAATCTGGAATGATCGAGTACTGGACTGGTACTCCTCATGAATATAAATTTCCCAAGAATGTGAACTGGGAGTATAAAACAGATACTGATCTATATGAATTTGCTAAATGCAAGGCTTACCCATCCAGTATAAGTTTTTCACCTGATGGCAAGAAAATGGCCACTCTTGGGTCTGACAGAAAAGTTAGGATTTTCCGTTTTCTGACTGGGAAGCTTATGAGAGTCTTTGATGAATCTCTGAGTGtgagtttggttttgcttctcttttttttgagGCTTTTTCTCTACTTATTTGAGTTTATTTATCAGCACATTCCCCTAAGTTATCATCtgtttctatattttttcttacagaaaaaggtTTTCTGGGTTCTCTTACTTTTCTCTTGTATTGCTTTGCCCCAGAATTAATTCTTACAGATTTATGTTAATCATGCAGTTGTTGATTTTCATCTGTGTTTTTATACTGCTAGATTTCTTTTTACTAGAAAGCAATTGTGGAAAATGCACATTTCAAATAGCatcaaaataatgaattaaattTCTCATTTAAGAACTTTGTTAGACAGCTGCacactttcctttctttgctgaaGCTTAGTATTACAACATGCCTGTTGCATCACTAAAATAGAGTATTACTTGTACTGATTTTAACTCTTCAGTTAAGTTTGAGTGGAATAGCCTCACttgaattctgtattttctaatcATATGGATTAGTGTTTTGCTGGatcaaaagtttaaaatatgttcatgtaatagtgatttttttttttctttttttctgtagatgtTTACTGAACTTCAGCAGATGAGACAGCAACTCCCAGACATGGAGTTTGGTCGACGTATGGCAGTTGAGCGTGAGCTGGAGAAAGTGGATGCAGTAAGATTAATTAATATCATTTTTGATGAAACTGGACACTTCGTTCTTTATGGAACCATGTTAGGCATTAAGGTCATAAATGTAGAGACTAACAGGTAAGTTCCAGTGACACACATTGAGATAAATATGTTTGTTTCAAAGTCTATATTCAGTCAAATTTACAGtgtatttaaaactttataTGACTGTGGGGGtctctaatcttttttttttgttgtttttatttgggAGCTTTGCATTAGACTGTAGATAAGATACTCCCATGCTTTGTAATGAGTTGTTGCAGTTTAAAGCTTAGTAAAATGAGGAGAAACCATGGCAAGCATATTTGTATTACAAATGTGTAATCAGTGAATCTCTGGCTAACTAGATGTGATAACATAAAGTAAATGTGGATTATGCAGTTGGGATTTTATCATGTAAGGAGGCTGACTAGTAAATTATGTAGCAAGTTTCAATAGAGAAGC
Encoded proteins:
- the PPWD1 gene encoding peptidylprolyl isomerase domain and WD repeat-containing protein 1 isoform X2, with amino-acid sequence MYERSYMHRDVITHVACTKTDFIITASHDGHVKFWKKIEEGIEFVKHFRSHLGVIESIAVSSEGALFCSVGDDKAMKVFDVVNFDMINMLKLGYNPGQCEWVYCPGDAISSVATSEKTTGKIFIYDGRGNNQPLHIFDKLHTSSLTQIRLNPVYKVVVSSDKSGMIEYWTGTPHEYKFPKNVNWEYKTDTDLYEFAKCKAYPSSISFSPDGKKMATLGSDRKVRIFRFLTGKLMRVFDESLSMFTELQQMRQQLPDMEFGRRMAVERELEKVDAVRLINIIFDETGHFVLYGTMLGIKVINVETNRCIRILGKQENIRVMQLALFQGVAKKHRAAITIEMKASENPVLQNIQADPTVVCTAFKKNRFYMFTKREPEDTKSADSDRDVFNEKPSKEEVMAATQAEGPKRVSDSAIIHTSMGDIHIKLFPVECPKTVENFCVHSRNGYYNGHIFHRIIKGFMIQTGDPTGTGMGGESIWGGEFEDEFHSTLRHDRPYTLSMANAGPNTNGSQFFVTVVPTPWLDNKHSVFGRVTKGMEVVQRISNVKVNPKTDKPYEDISIINITVK